The Nostoc sp. NIES-3756 DNA window CCAAACCTCCAGACAAACGCAAACTATCTAAAAATTGGCAAACACGCTTATATATGTATGTATTGGCTGAAACTAGTGAATACTTACCCGAAAATATTTCTATGACTTATTGGTTTGTACAATCTCAAGGTAAACCACAAAGTATTCAGTTTAATTACAGTGATAGCTTACATAAACAAACAGCAAAAAACCTGAACCAACTATTAAATCAATTAACTATTTGGCTGAATAATTATCAGCATGGGGAGTTATTTCCCCAAGTACCAGAACATAGTAAGACTTGTGAATATTGCCAGTTTGCTAAAAAGTGCGATGGTCTACGACCGACCGTAGGTCATCGCCAACAGCGGGGCGTAGCCCATCATACAGCAATGGTAGAAGAAACAATTAGTAAAGTTCCAGCTAGTCTTGAAGTTATTCAAGAAGTATCATTGTAGTAATTGAGGCTGAGAAATCAACAGCTATTTTATAAGAAGAAAAATATAGATAGCAATATTATATTTATGACTAACTTTGATGAAACTGATATTATTTACGTGAGAGAATTAGCAATAGATGATATTGCTCCTGTGTATCATTTAGGAGAAGAATTATTTACCAGTGATTTATATCCTTACCTTTACCGCACTTGGGACGAGTGGGAAGTAATTGGACTTTATAACACAGACCCAGAATACTGTTTAGTTGCAGAAACAGACGGAGAATTAGCAGGATTTATTCTAGGGACTATCATTACCAAAGCCTCTTGGACTTATGGCTATATTTTATGGTTAGGAGTGAACCCAAAATTTCAGCGTCAGGGAGTCGCTGATAAATTAGTCGATAAAGTTGTCGCCCGGATGATTGAAGATGGCGCAAGATTTATGTTAGTAGATACTGACCCCACTAACACACCAGCCGTTAAGTTTTTCAACCGCAAAGGTTTCGGAAATACCCGCCAACATATCTTTTTATCAATGAATTTAAGCAAACACCCACATTATGGCAGACTAATTGATTACGAACACCAAAAAGCAGAAAGAGCAGGATATAGACGTTCCCGTCCGGCTATTCGAGCGCGTAAAGCAGATGGCGGCGCTAACGAGGTAGTTATTAATCCTTTAATTAATGAAGCACAAATTAATGATGAATCAAGTCCAATGTAATTAAGTTAGAGAATTAGTGTTTTTTAACGCAAAGGAACGCAGAGGTTTTTCAAAGATAATTTGCTATGGAGCAAAATGTTTAAAAGGTTAGTCAACTTTTAATTAAAAAATGCAGTGGATTTTAACAGCAAGTGAACAACCGCCAGATTGGTTTATCCAAGTGGTGAAAAATTATACACCAGCAAATTCTAAAAGTATATATGCAGCACAATTATTATGGCAAAGGGGTATCAAAGAAGAATCACAATTAGCAGCATTCATTAACTATAAAACTTATCAACCAGCTAGCCCATTTGAGTTTGGGCAGGAAATGCAGCTAGCGGTAGCAAGATTAAAACAGGCACTACAAGCTAGGGAAAAAGTGGCGATTTGGGGAGACTTTGATGCTGATGGTATTACTTCTACATCTGTTCTTTGGGATGGTTTGGGGCAATTTTTCCCACAACATCAACAGTTAGATTATTACATTGCCAATCGCTTGAAAGAATCTCACGGTTTGAATGAATCAGGAATTGATAATTTAGCGAGTAAAGGTTTTACATTAATCGTCACTTGTGACACAGGCAGTACCAATATTAATGAAATTATTTACGCCCAAAAATTAGGTATAGATGTCATAGTTACAGACCATCACACTTTACCTGTAGAACGTCCACCAGTCACCGCAATTATTAACCCCCGCTATTTACCTAATGAACATCCGTTGTTTCATTTATCTGGGGTAGGTGTAGCTTATAAGTTGATAGAAGCTCTTTATCAAACATTACCTAATATACCCAAACATCCTTTAGAAGATTTATTAGATTTAGTCGCGGTAGGTTTAATTGCCGACTTAGTACAACTTAGTGGTGACTGTCGTTATTTAGCACAGTTGGGCATCCAAAGATTACAAGCTGATTTTCAACAACCACCAGCTGCCAGACGTAGGCCAGGGGTAGGGCGATTATTAGAATTGTGCCAGAGAAGCGGCGATCGCCCCACAGATATTTCCTTCGGTCTGGGGCCACGCATTAACGCAGTTAGCCGTATTCAAGGCGATGCTAGTTTCTGTGTAGAACTCCTAACCAGTCGTGATATCAATCGTTGTCATCAATTAGCCGAAATTACAGAACTAGCAAACACCCGGCGTAAGTCCTTACAGAAAGACGTACAAGCACAAGTAGCCCAAAAACTCACACAATTAGACCTATCAACCACCAGCGTCATTGTCCTAGAAGACCCCCAATGGCCTGTAGGTGTACTCGGTTTAGTCGCCGGACAAGTAGCCCAAGAAACCGGCCGTCCTACGATTTTGTTAAGTACCGAGGGGGTAGGGACTGGGGAAGTGGGGGGAGATGAGGGAGTAGGGGGAGTAGGGGGAGAAATAACAAATGTTTCCTCCTCATCCCCCTCATCTTCCTCATCTCCCTCATCTCCTCTCGCCAGAGGTTCAGCCCGTTCAATTAACTCAGTCGATTTATACCAATTGGTCAAAAACCAAGCACATTTATTACATCGCTTTGGCGGTCATCCCTTTGCAGCTGGTTTGAGTTTGTTAGCAGAAAATATTCCCTTATTTACCCAAGCAATTAATCAACAACTACGGCAAACTTTGGGGAGTGTGAACTTGACCCCAATAGTGCAGGCTGATATTGCAGTCACAGTTGCAGACTTAGGTAAAGAATTATTTTTAGAACTGAAGCTACTAGAACCATGTGGTATGGGCAACCCTGTTCCCAAACTTTTGATTCAAAACTGCTGGTTTGAAAATGCGTGGCATCGCAATCAACAAGATTG harbors:
- a CDS encoding PD-(D/E)XK nuclease family protein; this translates as MPTTHTQLLRLSQGHLNLLETCPRKFQHTYLEQLNSPPNPEHEERQTLGSRFHLLMQQWEMGLPINSFLQADPQLKKWMSAFANAAPEILTPATDRPTFRESEHYRTLQVQDYLFTVIYDLLIADNQQAQILDWKTYPKPPDKRKLSKNWQTRLYMYVLAETSEYLPENISMTYWFVQSQGKPQSIQFNYSDSLHKQTAKNLNQLLNQLTIWLNNYQHGELFPQVPEHSKTCEYCQFAKKCDGLRPTVGHRQQRGVAHHTAMVEETISKVPASLEVIQEVSL
- a CDS encoding GNAT family N-acetyltransferase is translated as MTNFDETDIIYVRELAIDDIAPVYHLGEELFTSDLYPYLYRTWDEWEVIGLYNTDPEYCLVAETDGELAGFILGTIITKASWTYGYILWLGVNPKFQRQGVADKLVDKVVARMIEDGARFMLVDTDPTNTPAVKFFNRKGFGNTRQHIFLSMNLSKHPHYGRLIDYEHQKAERAGYRRSRPAIRARKADGGANEVVINPLINEAQINDESSPM
- a CDS encoding single-stranded-DNA-specific exonuclease RecJ, which codes for MQWILTASEQPPDWFIQVVKNYTPANSKSIYAAQLLWQRGIKEESQLAAFINYKTYQPASPFEFGQEMQLAVARLKQALQAREKVAIWGDFDADGITSTSVLWDGLGQFFPQHQQLDYYIANRLKESHGLNESGIDNLASKGFTLIVTCDTGSTNINEIIYAQKLGIDVIVTDHHTLPVERPPVTAIINPRYLPNEHPLFHLSGVGVAYKLIEALYQTLPNIPKHPLEDLLDLVAVGLIADLVQLSGDCRYLAQLGIQRLQADFQQPPAARRRPGVGRLLELCQRSGDRPTDISFGLGPRINAVSRIQGDASFCVELLTSRDINRCHQLAEITELANTRRKSLQKDVQAQVAQKLTQLDLSTTSVIVLEDPQWPVGVLGLVAGQVAQETGRPTILLSTEGVGTGEVGGDEGVGGVGGEITNVSSSSPSSSSSPSSPLARGSARSINSVDLYQLVKNQAHLLHRFGGHPFAAGLSLLAENIPLFTQAINQQLRQTLGSVNLTPIVQADIAVTVADLGKELFLELKLLEPCGMGNPVPKLLIQNCWFENAWHRNQQDWQGKKVQYIKTEFDIRDDSGKNPFPGIWWGHYKDELPIGRCDCIAELDYNTYKKRYEIRLIAVRPNANSELKTHHSSHILDWRNCPDEKHSARAERAASANTTQNGLNAPLPLTALILEECPTSWDDLRAWWRRSLYNNQQLVLAWSKPQHQPPQEIWFTLVGIAKYLSRTNQLATRTQILEKLEISDRCLLLGIKALKYWGFTVKRQDRSLQFTWDAGSYKESNADAAIAEFVAAVSEEQFQQNYFAEVPLSTIMAIASYESR